The Paraburkholderia hospita region CCCGAACCTGTCGATGAACACGCCAATCGGTCTGCCCTCGACGCTCCCCGCCGACCTGATCGGGCATCGTCCCGACGTCGTTGCAGCGAGATGGACGGTAGCGGCGCAGGCGCGCGGCATCGACGTGGCGAAAGCCGAGTTCTATCCGGACATCAATCTGCTCGCATCGGTGGGCGGTTATGCTGCGGCCGGTCCGCTATTCCAGTTCTTCAAATCGATGAGCGGCAGTTGGACAGCGGGCCCGGCACTATCGCTGCCGATCTTCAATGGCGGCCGCTTGCGCTCGCAATTGGGGGCGGCTTCGGCGAGCTACGACGAAGCTGTCGACGGATACAACCAGACTATCGTCAACGCGCTCAAGGAAATTTCCGACGAAGTCGTGCACATGCGTTCGCTACAGACGCAACAGGACGATGCGGAGCGTTCCGTTTCGATTGCGCAGAAGAACTATGACCTCGCGAAAAAGGGCTTCACGCGCGGTCTGACCGATTACGTCAACGTGCTGATCGCGCAGACGCAATTGTTGAACGCGCAGGAAAGCGTCGCGAAGGTTCAGGCGGCACGCCTCGACAATCGGGCGTCGCTCGTGGTCGCGTTGGGCGGCGGGCTGGCGCAACCTTCAGACGGCCCGTCGTCCGATCAGACCGCGCCGAAGGCGAGTCTTCATCCATTTGGACTGGGCGAAAAGCCCGCTGCGCCTGGACTGAGCCAATGACGCGCTTCGAACTCCATTCAAGCTCCACACGGAGAACCCGCCATGCCGCGTGAAATTGCATTCTTCGACACCTATATGCCGAGCCTGATCCTGATCTGCGTCGGCGGCGCGGGTTTGACGTGGCTGCTCGATCGCGCGCTCGCCTATGTGTCGATTTACAAGTTCGTGTGGCATCCGGCGCTCTTTCGCGCGAGTCTGCTCGTGATGGTCTGCGGCGGCCTGAGTCTGTTTGTGTACCGGTGACGAGAACAAGAGGACGAAATGAAAGGCAAGCAAATCGTAGGGGCGCTCGCGACGACGCTGTTCGTTCTGATCGCTGCCGTGGTGGGACGCACGCTATGGGTGCACTACATGTACGCACCGTGGACGCGCGACGGGCGCGTGCATGCCGAGATCGTGACCGTTGCGCCTGACGTGTCGGGCATCATCGTCGGCTTGCCGGTACATGACAATCAGTACGTCAGGAAAGGCGACCTGCTGATGCAGATCGATCCGTCGCACTACGAGATTACCGTTCAGCAGGCAGAAGCCACGGTGGCCGCCCGCAAGGCGGAACTGGCGCTAAGGCGCGACAACGCGCAACGACGCGCGGCGCTCGATAACGAAGTGGTATCGACGGAAACGAAGGAAGACTCGCAGCACACGGCAGACGCCGCACAGGCCGCTTACGAAGAAGCCGTCGCCGCACTCGATGCCGCGAAGCTCAATCTGTCGAGAACCCGGGTCGTGTCTCCCGTCGACGGCTACGTGACGAACCTGACGACATGGCAAGGCGACTACGCGACCATCTCGACGGCGAAGCTCGCCGTGGTCGACGCGCATTCGTTCTGGGTGTACGGGTACTTCGAAGAAACCAAGCTGCCGCACGTGAAAGTCGGCGACAAGGCCGAAATGCGGCTGCTGAGCGGCGGCGTGCTGCAAGGGCATGTAGAGAGCCTTGCGCGCGGCATCTACGATCAGGACAACCCGGAGAGCAAGGAACTGATCGCGAACGTCGATCCCGTGTTCAACTGGGTGCGACTGGCGCAGCGCGTGCCCGTGCGGATCAAGATCGATTCGGTGCCCGATGGAGTCGAACTTGCAGCGGGAACGACCTGCACCGTCGTCGTCAAGAGCGACGACAAGACGCGGCCGCTTTCATTACACGGCGCGACTTTGTGACATCAGGATTCCATCTGGAGAATCTCCTGCCCGAAACGCGTGATGCGTACCGACGTGTCCCGTCTTCCGCATGATTCCAGTTCGACGGCTTCTGCGTCGGCGAGGCCGAAGATGAATCGGGTGGCGAGTTCGAGCGGCAAACCCGTTTGCTCGGCAATGGCTTTCGTGGTGACGAGCTTGCCTTTGGGATCTGTTGCTTGCGCGATCACGCGCAGCAGATTCAGCAGGGTTTCTTCAGTGTATGTGTCGTGTTCCATATGACGTCGCGATGTGTAGCGGGCAGCCGGATGAAAGGGGCTACCTCATGTCCACACAATACCGGCGTGCGCGGCACACAGGATGCACAGTTGCACCGAGTCCCACAGGGGACAGTTGAAACCCGCAGGTAGCGGGCGTTATCGAAAATTCCGTTCGCGCAGGGCAGCGGGGGCGGAATCGAACGTTCAAGATAGTGTCGACTCTCTCCATCGACCCTGATGGATTCGCCCAAGCCCCTGCGGCTTGGGTATTTTTTTAGTCGCTGCAAGGCGAGCATCCCAGGCAACATCGAACAAAGGCTTTTCCATGGAAATGACGGTCTCGCGAGTCGAACGCGCCTGGCTCAGATCGATCCGCATGCACGTGTCGCATTGGGCCGCGACGAACGGCTTGATCTGGCTGCATCTGGCGAAGACATTGACGGCCGCGTTCCTCGCGATGGGCATCGCCATGAAGCTGGAGATCCCCGCGCCGCGAACCGCGATGGCAACCGTCTTCGTGCTGATGCAGCCGCTCAGCGGCATGGTGTTGTCGAAGAGCTTCTACCGCGTGCTCGGTACGGCGGCGGGCGCCATCGCCGCCGTCGCGCTCGGTGCGCTGTTTCCGCAGCAGGCGTCGTTGTACGTCGCCGGCATGAGCCTGTGGGTCGCGCTGTGCACGGCTGCCGCGCTGCGCTACAGGAGTTTCCAGTGGTATGCGTTCGTGCTCGCCGGATACACGGCTGCGCTGATCGGCATTCCGACTGTGCTCAATCCCGATGGCCTCTTTATCGCCGCGCTGAATCGCGCGGCCGAAGTGCTTCTCGGCATTCTGTGCTCGGGCCTTGTCAGCGCGATTGTGTTTCCGCAATGGTCGGGTACGCGGCTCAAGCATATGCGGCGCGAACGCTTCGCCAATTTCTCGAGCTTTGCCGCGCGGTCGCTGAGCGAAGAGATCGACGCGGCCGTTTTTCGGACCCAATACGGCGAATTCGTCGATAGCGTGGTGGGCTTCGAAACGACGCGCGCCTTCGCCTCGTTCGAAGACCCCGATATCCGCGCAAGAACGAAACGGCTCGCGCGGCTCAATAGCGACTTCATGGATCTCTGCACGCGGCTGCACGCGTTGCATCGTTTCATGACGCGAATCGGCGCGTCGGACCGGCATCGCATCGTCGACGTCCTCAGGCCGTTTTGTGAGGAACTGGCGCACGCGATTGCCGTGCATCACGATCCTGCGCTGGTGGACGATGTCTACGTCGGTGAAAAAGCGGCCAATGCCGCGGCGTTTCGCAATACGCTATCGAGTCAGGCGCGCGCGGCATTGAACGACACCGGCGAACTGCTGAATGACGAAGAGCAACTCGACTTCGATACGGCGATCGAATTGCTCGACGCCTTTGCATCGGGCTATGTGCGGTATGCGCAAACCTATGTGTCGCTTGCCTACCAGCGGCATGCGCTCGAAGATGCCGAAGTGAAGTACGTGGTCAAGACGAACCGCTACGTGGTCCTGCTCACGTTCGTCACGACGGCCGTGATACTCGGAACGATTGGCGCTTTCTGGCTGTCGAGTGATTGGCCGAGCGGCGGATACGCGATCATTGGCGCGGCGGCGACTGCGGCACTCAGCTCGAATTCTCCGACGCCTGCAAAGTTCTGCATGCAGATGGCAGGCGGCGCCGTCATGGCCACTGCGATGGGCTATGTCGCGCTTGGCTTTCTGTATCCGAACATCACGGGTTTTCCGCTGCTGTGCTTCGTCCTCGCGCCGGTGCTGGGCTTTGGCGCATTTCTCGCCACGCGTCCGAAGCTGACGGGCTGCGGCGTGAGCTTCTGCATCTTCTTTTGCGTGCTGGCTGGGCCCGATAACGTGATCCACTACATGCCGCAGCAGTTATTGAACAATGGGCTTGCAATTACGATCTCGATGCTGGCCTGTGCGCTCGCCTTCGCTGTGGTGTTCCCCGTCGAAATTCCGTGGCGGCTTGCGGCATTGACACGTGATCTGCGCGGACAGGTTCGGCTGACGTGCACGGAGTCTCTCGAAGGCCTGAACGAAGTCTTCCAGTCGAGCACGCACGACATGACGGCGCAACTTCGGGCGCTTTCGCCGCAACATCCGAAGGGCTACGACGACGCATTGCTATGGATGCTGGCCGTGCTCGAAATCGGCCATGCCGCGATCGATCTGAGAACGGGCAACCGGGAAGCGCATTTCGTTTCGATCATACGTCCCGACTGGCAGGCGTTGACGGACAAGACCATGAACGGTCTCGCACGGCTGTTCGACGATCCGTCGCAGTCGAATCTCGCGCAATGCATTGCGGCGATCGACGCGCAAATCAGCGTGACGTGCCGCATGATCGACGAACTATATGGCGCGACGCAGAAGATCCAGCAGGTGCGGCGTATGCGAGCGTGTCTGCGTTTCATGCGCAGCACGCTCGTCGATACGGAAGCGCCGTTTCACTTCGGCTGAAGCAGAAACGTGACGGCCAATCAGGTCGAGCAGAGACTTTCGATAACGGGCTGCTGTAGCGCGGCCTCATCGCGTGTGATCAGCTCGGAGACGTAATCGCGAACGAAGGATACCCACGTCTTCGTGCGCGCATCGACGAATTTGCCTGCGGGATACAGCACATAGATGTTCATCTTCTGCAGCGAGTACTGCGGCAGCACGCGCACGAGGCTACCGTCTTTCAACGCGGGAACGGCCGCATAGGAAGGCAGTGCGCCGATTCCCATGCCGTTGCGTATCGCGACGATCAGCGACTCCGCGATATTGGCCTGCAAAAGGCTGTCGACGTGCACGACTTCCGTGTCGCCGGACTTCTCGAACATCCATTCGCAGGTTGGAAATCCCGGCATGCTGAGCGTCAGGCAATCGTGCATCGCGAGTTCGGAGGGCGCATTCGGCAACCCGCGCGCGCGAACATATTCCGGCGAAGCGCACAGCACGTTGCGCGTAGAACCGAGCGTGTGCGAAATCATCTCCGAGTCGGACAGCGACGACGCCGGAAAAATAGCGACGTCCGCGCCCATTGCGTACAGCGCAGGCGTGCTTTGCGTCAGCGTCAACTCCACGCGCACGTCGGGATAGATCGAGCGATACTTCGAGATCGCGGGAAGAATGTAGTGCTGGCCAATGCTCGCGTAGCTGACGATGCGCAGTGTCCCGGCGGGACGTTGATGCGCTTCGCTCACGGCTTCTTCGGCGCTCGCGATGTCGGAGAGAATCCGCTTGCAGCGCTCCAGATACACCTGCCCGGCAGGCGTGAGCGCGAGACTGCGCGTGGAACGCGTCAGCAGACGGACGCGCAGGTGCGTTTCCAGTTCGGTGACTGCACGCGACATGGCGCTGGGCGCCGCATCGAAGGTCAGGGCGGCAGCCGTGAAGCTGCCGCTTTCGACAACGCGCGTGAATACGCGCATGTTTTGAATCATGTCCATAAGACTCGGATTTCGATTTTGAGTGATCGGTACGGGCGTGGCACGGGCAATGGCTCGATGGTGCGGCCCTACGTGCGAATCGGCTTGTGTAATCGCACGTTGCCGGTCATGAACATCGCGGCGGGAGAGGGGCGCGCGGCTGGTTACGCGAGCCACGTCCCGAAGTCGTAGTACTCGACAAGCTCGCCGTCGTTCACGGTGCCGCCCGCCCGGATGCGCGCAAGGCCCGTCGCTGCGGCCAGCGTGTTGAGCGATCCCGGGCTTTGCTGATCGAACGGATGCAGTTGTGGTGTGCCGTCGGGCGCGACGCGCAACTCGACTCGTAGGAACTCGTCGCGGTGGCCGGCAACGCGTGTGTGGCCGCTAAACGGAAGCATCTGCGTGCGACGCAGCGCAGCGCGTCGCCCCTGGAGTTGTCGCAGCATCGGGCTGACCAACAACGCAAACACGACATACGCCGCGCCCGGATTGCCCGGCAGGCACACCAGTTTCTTGCCCGCCACGGTGCCGACGGAAAAAGGCTTGCCGGGTTTCATGCGTACTTTGCAAACCTCTAGCTCGCCCCCAAGCGAATCGAGCACGGATCGCAACAGGTCTTTCTCGCCCGTCGAAATGCCGCCCGCGCTGATGACGACATCGGAATGTGCAAGCAGATGGGCAATGGCGCCGCGCGTTTGCGCGAACTCGTCCTTTGCGTGAAGCCGCGAACTGACGGACGCGCCCATGCCGCGCACCAGTGCCGACAGCATCGGTCCGTTGCTGTCATAGCTCTGCTCGGGCCGCATCGGCTCGCCGACGCGCACAAGTTCATCGCCCGTCGTCAGAACGCCGACGCGCAGCTTGCGCTGCACGCGGACCCAGTCGATTCCCTGCATTGCGAGCAATCCGACGTGTGCCGCATTCAGCACCGTGCCTTTGGCGATCAGCGTATCGCCGCGCCGTGCGAATTCCCCGCGACGCCGCACGTGTTGTCCTGCACGCACGGGCCTGTTGATCTCGATGCGTTCGCCGTCTACGGATACGTGCTCCTGCATCACGACGGTGTCAGCGCCTTCAGGAAGCAGGCTGCCTGTGAAGAGCCGCGTTGCTTTGCCCGGCTGTAGCGGCGGCGGCATCGCGCCGGCGTAATGACGGTCCTGAACAGGAAATGCAGTACTCGCGGCAAAGTCCGCGTAACGAATCGCGTAGCCGTCCATCGCGCTGTTGTCGGCATGCGGCATATCGTGAACGACGATCACGTCGTCGAGCAGCACACGCCCCGCGCATTCTTCGACCGATACCTGCTCGCATAGATCGAGAGAAAAGGTACTGGCGAGTAGCGACTGCTGCGCCGAATCGAAGTCAGCGAGCAAATCTGGTTTTTCAGCGATGCATGTGTCGGGACTTTGGCTCATTGCATCGGACCTCATGCCGGTTTCAACGCAGACGTTGCGCAATATTCGACGAATCCGTCCCTACGGCAAAAGCTCACGAGACGCATCTGCGCTTCATGAGCGATGCGTATCGCAAGCGACGTGGGCGCGGAAATCGTCGCGATCATCGGAATATCCAGTCTCGCCGCTTTGCGCACGAGTTCGTAGCTCGCCCTGCTGGACATGAAGACGAAGCCGCGTGTCAGATCGACGTCACGCCCTGCGAGCGTGCCGATCAGCTTGTCCAACGCATTGTGCCGGCCGACGTCTTCCATCACAGCCAGTACGGCGCCGTTCAGCGAGCACCATCCAGCAGCGTGCGCACCGCCCGTGCTACGCATCAGGTTCTGCCATTCGGGAAACTCTCTCGCGGCGCGCCCGATCGCCGCCGCACTCACTTCGCGCGCGGCGCTCGAATCGCGGACAGGCTGCGGTTGAAGGTCGAGCAGATCGATGCTTTCGATCCCGCATACACCGCAGCCGGTCCGGCCAGCTAGCGTGCGCCGCGTCTGCTTGATTCGTGCGAGCGCTTCCCTGGCGACCGTCATGTCAATCACGACGCTGTCCGCATGACGTTCTACTGCCACGTCGAAGATATCGGCGGCGCGATCGACAAGTCCTTCCGTCAACGAAAACCCCACGGCGAACGCTTCGAGGTCGCATGGCGTGCACATCATCACGGCGTGCGAAATGCCGTTGTACACGAGGGAAACGGGCATTTCCTGCACGACGAGATCGTCCGCCACGCTGACGGCGCTGTCGCGCACGCGGGTCACACGCTGCTGCACCGTACCGTCGCACTCCGTCAGGTCCATATTCTCAATTCCGTTGCAATGCGTGACACTGTTCCCGCCAGTCTACAAAGATGCATAGTGCGATGAAATCACACAAAGGTATGCGGCTTTAAGCCGCGCGTCTGACGCATACGCCGGTGCGCGCGTCGAGTGCGGCACCGGCGTTGCGTGGCGGGCGTGAGAATCAGTGCTTGATGGGCACGACCTTGCCGCGGAACAGGTGGTACTGGAACAGGTTGTAGCCGATCATGACCGGGAACACGATGCCGATGCCGAACAGCATGAACACGAGCGTCGTGCCGTCCGATGCAGCAGATGCAATCGACAGTTGTCCGGGCACGATGTACGGGAACAGGCTGATCGCGAGACCCGCGAACGACACGACGAACAACACCATCGACGCAATGAACGGGCTATGTTCGCCGCGCATCCGGATCGCGTAGAGGATATACACGAACGCGGCGGCGGCCAGCACGGCAAGCGCGAGCAGTACAT contains the following coding sequences:
- the fdhD gene encoding formate dehydrogenase accessory sulfurtransferase FdhD, coding for MDLTECDGTVQQRVTRVRDSAVSVADDLVVQEMPVSLVYNGISHAVMMCTPCDLEAFAVGFSLTEGLVDRAADIFDVAVERHADSVVIDMTVAREALARIKQTRRTLAGRTGCGVCGIESIDLLDLQPQPVRDSSAAREVSAAAIGRAAREFPEWQNLMRSTGGAHAAGWCSLNGAVLAVMEDVGRHNALDKLIGTLAGRDVDLTRGFVFMSSRASYELVRKAARLDIPMIATISAPTSLAIRIAHEAQMRLVSFCRRDGFVEYCATSALKPA
- a CDS encoding molybdopterin molybdotransferase MoeA: MSQSPDTCIAEKPDLLADFDSAQQSLLASTFSLDLCEQVSVEECAGRVLLDDVIVVHDMPHADNSAMDGYAIRYADFAASTAFPVQDRHYAGAMPPPLQPGKATRLFTGSLLPEGADTVVMQEHVSVDGERIEINRPVRAGQHVRRRGEFARRGDTLIAKGTVLNAAHVGLLAMQGIDWVRVQRKLRVGVLTTGDELVRVGEPMRPEQSYDSNGPMLSALVRGMGASVSSRLHAKDEFAQTRGAIAHLLAHSDVVISAGGISTGEKDLLRSVLDSLGGELEVCKVRMKPGKPFSVGTVAGKKLVCLPGNPGAAYVVFALLVSPMLRQLQGRRAALRRTQMLPFSGHTRVAGHRDEFLRVELRVAPDGTPQLHPFDQQSPGSLNTLAAATGLARIRAGGTVNDGELVEYYDFGTWLA
- a CDS encoding DUF1656 domain-containing protein — its product is MPREIAFFDTYMPSLILICVGGAGLTWLLDRALAYVSIYKFVWHPALFRASLLVMVCGGLSLFVYR
- a CDS encoding FUSC family protein, which codes for MEMTVSRVERAWLRSIRMHVSHWAATNGLIWLHLAKTLTAAFLAMGIAMKLEIPAPRTAMATVFVLMQPLSGMVLSKSFYRVLGTAAGAIAAVALGALFPQQASLYVAGMSLWVALCTAAALRYRSFQWYAFVLAGYTAALIGIPTVLNPDGLFIAALNRAAEVLLGILCSGLVSAIVFPQWSGTRLKHMRRERFANFSSFAARSLSEEIDAAVFRTQYGEFVDSVVGFETTRAFASFEDPDIRARTKRLARLNSDFMDLCTRLHALHRFMTRIGASDRHRIVDVLRPFCEELAHAIAVHHDPALVDDVYVGEKAANAAAFRNTLSSQARAALNDTGELLNDEEQLDFDTAIELLDAFASGYVRYAQTYVSLAYQRHALEDAEVKYVVKTNRYVVLLTFVTTAVILGTIGAFWLSSDWPSGGYAIIGAAATAALSSNSPTPAKFCMQMAGGAVMATAMGYVALGFLYPNITGFPLLCFVLAPVLGFGAFLATRPKLTGCGVSFCIFFCVLAGPDNVIHYMPQQLLNNGLAITISMLACALAFAVVFPVEIPWRLAALTRDLRGQVRLTCTESLEGLNEVFQSSTHDMTAQLRALSPQHPKGYDDALLWMLAVLEIGHAAIDLRTGNREAHFVSIIRPDWQALTDKTMNGLARLFDDPSQSNLAQCIAAIDAQISVTCRMIDELYGATQKIQQVRRMRACLRFMRSTLVDTEAPFHFG
- a CDS encoding efflux RND transporter periplasmic adaptor subunit, whose amino-acid sequence is MKGKQIVGALATTLFVLIAAVVGRTLWVHYMYAPWTRDGRVHAEIVTVAPDVSGIIVGLPVHDNQYVRKGDLLMQIDPSHYEITVQQAEATVAARKAELALRRDNAQRRAALDNEVVSTETKEDSQHTADAAQAAYEEAVAALDAAKLNLSRTRVVSPVDGYVTNLTTWQGDYATISTAKLAVVDAHSFWVYGYFEETKLPHVKVGDKAEMRLLSGGVLQGHVESLARGIYDQDNPESKELIANVDPVFNWVRLAQRVPVRIKIDSVPDGVELAAGTTCTVVVKSDDKTRPLSLHGATL
- a CDS encoding LysR family transcriptional regulator; translated protein: MDMIQNMRVFTRVVESGSFTAAALTFDAAPSAMSRAVTELETHLRVRLLTRSTRSLALTPAGQVYLERCKRILSDIASAEEAVSEAHQRPAGTLRIVSYASIGQHYILPAISKYRSIYPDVRVELTLTQSTPALYAMGADVAIFPASSLSDSEMISHTLGSTRNVLCASPEYVRARGLPNAPSELAMHDCLTLSMPGFPTCEWMFEKSGDTEVVHVDSLLQANIAESLIVAIRNGMGIGALPSYAAVPALKDGSLVRVLPQYSLQKMNIYVLYPAGKFVDARTKTWVSFVRDYVSELITRDEAALQQPVIESLCST